One window of Cohnella hashimotonis genomic DNA carries:
- the lon gene encoding endopeptidase La translates to MASNKTKSRSLPLLPLRGLLVYPSMVLHLDVGREKSIKALEQCMIDDHMILLCSQSEINIEEPTQEDIYRVGTIAKVRQMLKLPNGTIRVLVEGVVRAEIEQYLPNDGFYEVVARELPEPDSNDSELDALMRAVLSQFEHYINLSKKVTPETLAAVSDIDEPGRLADVITSHLSLKIKDKQEILETVEVRSRLEKLLDFLNNEREVLELERKISQRVKKQMEKTQKEYYLREQMKAIQKELGEKEGRAGEVEELRNQLEEKKLPEKIAAKVEKEIDRLEKMPASSAEGAVIRNYIEWLLALPWNNFTEDHLDLSKAEQILDDAHSGLEKPKERVLEYLAVQQLVKKLKGPILCLVGPPGVGKTSLGRSIAASLGREFVRISLGGVRDEAEIRGHRRTYVGAMPGRIIQGMRTAGSMNPVFLLDEIDKMASDFRGDPSSAMLEVLDPEQNATFSDHYIETPFDLSNVMFVTTANVAHQIPRPLLDRMEVLYIPGYTELEKLEIAKHHLLPKQKRDHGLEEDQLQIDEEVLMQLVRGYTRESGVRNLEQQLAAICRKAAKIIVGDSEVKSVVVDAAKLKEFLGPSKFRYGMAELEDQIGAVTGLAWTEVGGDTLVIEVTVMPGSGKLTLTGKLGDVMKESAQAAFSYTRSRSIALGIDPQFHEKNDIHIHIPEGAIPKDGPSAGITIATALISALTNRPVNREVAMTGEITLRGRVLPIGGLKEKSLAAHRAGIKTVLLPKDNERDLRDIPDSVRSEMTFIPVAHMDEVLEHAMATKLSDLPSGDEPITAEVAMSREGDREELPPMGTH, encoded by the coding sequence ATGGCTTCTAACAAGACGAAGAGCCGTTCACTGCCTTTGCTCCCTCTACGCGGGCTGCTCGTCTACCCCAGCATGGTGCTGCATCTGGACGTAGGCCGCGAGAAGTCGATCAAGGCGCTAGAGCAATGCATGATCGACGACCACATGATCCTGCTCTGCTCCCAGTCGGAGATCAATATCGAAGAACCGACGCAGGAGGACATTTACCGCGTGGGCACCATTGCCAAGGTCCGGCAGATGTTGAAGCTGCCGAACGGCACGATCCGCGTGCTGGTCGAAGGCGTCGTCCGCGCGGAGATCGAGCAATATTTGCCCAATGACGGCTTCTATGAAGTTGTCGCCCGGGAGCTCCCGGAGCCGGATTCGAACGATTCCGAACTGGATGCGCTCATGCGCGCGGTATTAAGCCAGTTTGAGCACTATATCAATCTCTCAAAGAAGGTCACGCCGGAGACGCTCGCCGCCGTATCCGACATCGACGAGCCTGGCCGCCTGGCCGACGTCATTACCAGCCATCTGTCGCTTAAGATCAAGGACAAGCAGGAGATTCTCGAGACGGTCGAAGTGCGCAGCCGTCTGGAGAAGCTGCTCGATTTCCTGAACAACGAACGCGAGGTGCTGGAGCTCGAACGCAAGATCAGCCAGCGCGTCAAGAAGCAGATGGAGAAGACGCAAAAGGAATACTATCTGCGCGAGCAAATGAAGGCGATCCAGAAGGAGCTCGGCGAGAAGGAAGGCCGGGCGGGCGAAGTCGAGGAGCTGCGGAACCAGCTTGAGGAGAAGAAGCTCCCCGAGAAGATCGCCGCCAAGGTGGAAAAGGAAATCGATCGCCTCGAAAAGATGCCGGCGTCGTCCGCGGAAGGCGCCGTCATCCGCAATTATATCGAGTGGCTGCTTGCTCTGCCGTGGAATAACTTCACGGAAGACCACCTGGATCTCTCGAAGGCCGAGCAGATCCTCGACGACGCGCATTCCGGCCTTGAAAAGCCGAAAGAACGCGTGCTCGAATATCTCGCCGTTCAGCAGCTCGTGAAGAAGCTGAAGGGACCGATTCTCTGCCTCGTAGGCCCGCCCGGCGTCGGCAAGACGTCGCTCGGCCGCTCAATCGCGGCTTCTCTCGGCCGCGAATTCGTGCGCATCTCGCTCGGCGGCGTACGCGACGAAGCCGAGATCCGCGGCCATCGGCGCACATACGTCGGCGCGATGCCCGGCCGCATCATTCAGGGGATGCGCACCGCAGGCTCGATGAACCCGGTCTTCCTGCTCGACGAGATCGACAAGATGGCGAGCGACTTCCGCGGCGATCCGTCGTCCGCGATGCTCGAGGTGCTCGATCCGGAGCAGAACGCGACGTTCAGCGATCACTACATCGAGACGCCGTTCGACCTGTCCAACGTCATGTTCGTGACGACGGCCAACGTCGCTCACCAGATTCCGCGTCCGCTGCTCGACCGGATGGAGGTCCTCTACATTCCGGGCTATACCGAGCTCGAGAAGCTGGAGATCGCCAAGCATCACCTGCTGCCGAAGCAGAAGCGCGATCACGGTCTCGAGGAGGATCAGCTTCAGATCGACGAAGAAGTACTGATGCAGCTCGTGCGCGGCTACACGCGCGAATCTGGCGTGCGCAACCTGGAGCAGCAGCTCGCCGCGATCTGCCGCAAGGCGGCCAAGATCATCGTCGGCGATTCGGAGGTCAAGTCCGTCGTGGTAGACGCCGCGAAGCTCAAGGAGTTTCTGGGCCCCTCCAAGTTCCGCTACGGGATGGCGGAGCTGGAGGACCAGATCGGCGCCGTTACGGGCCTGGCCTGGACGGAGGTGGGCGGGGATACGCTCGTCATCGAGGTGACGGTAATGCCCGGCTCGGGCAAGCTGACGCTGACCGGCAAGCTGGGCGACGTCATGAAGGAATCCGCGCAGGCCGCGTTCAGCTATACGCGCAGCCGGTCGATCGCCCTTGGCATCGATCCTCAGTTCCACGAGAAAAACGATATTCACATTCATATTCCCGAAGGCGCGATTCCGAAGGACGGACCGTCGGCCGGCATTACGATCGCCACGGCGTTGATCTCGGCGCTTACGAACCGGCCGGTCAACCGCGAGGTCGCCATGACGGGCGAGATCACGCTCCGCGGACGCGTGCTGCCGATCGGCGGCCTGAAGGAAAAGTCGCTCGCCGCCCACCGGGCCGGCATCAAGACGGTGCTGCTGCCCAAGGACAACGAGCGAGACCTTCGCGACATTCCGGACAGCGTGCGCAGCGAGATGACATTTATCCCGGTGGCGCATATGGACGAGGTGCTTGAGCACGCAATGGCGACCAAGCTTAGCGATCTGCCTAGCGGAGACGAGCCGATCACGGCCGAAGTAGCGATGTCGCGCGAAGGCGATAGGGAAGAGCTTCCCCCGATGGGGACGCATTGA